DNA sequence from the Sphingomonas sp. genome:
GACATCGCGTAATCGAGATAGGACGTCTTCATCTCGTCGACGATGGAGACGGGGGAAATATCGGAAGGTTCGATGGTCGGCGGTACGCTGGCCAAGTTTCGGGTTCCTGGATCGGTGGGACATGGGTAAGGCGCGTCACGCGCCAGCGAAGGGCGACCCTAGCCGATGGCACCGGTGGACGCCACCCCGCGCGTGCGCGCGTGCGCGCGAGGAGATTCGGCAGCCCAGCCCTTCCCCGGATCGCCAGCCGCCTGTTTTTCCCGGGCTTTTCGCCTTGGCGCGGTTCAAGCCGGGTTCATTGCCCGCCCCCTAGCAAGCCCGGGCCGATAACGGTAGAAGCCGGCCCCCGAGGCAAGCGTCCGGCGGGGATTCGCGCGGGTGAAAACGCACTGTTCGAGGAGAGCCCACCGATGACCGTTTCGAGGATCGCGCTGGCCACCCTGCTTGCCGCTTCCGCCGCGCTGGTCCCGCCCGCCGTCAATGCGCAGAGCCATGCGTTCACGGTGACGCAACAGGAAAATGCCGCGCTCCAGGCGCTCCAGACCGCTGCCGCCGGCGCCGACCGGGCCGCGCAGGACGCCGCTCTGGCCGCGGCGCGCGCCGTCGCGCAGAGCGCCTCGGCACGTTATGCCGTCGCCAATTACCAGTTCCAGATCGGCCGCACGCGCGGCGACGGGCAGATGCAGAACCAGGCGATCGACGCCCTGGTCGCCAGCGGCGTTCCGCAGGGCGCGGAGCTGGCCAGCCTGCTCGCCGCCCAGGCCAGCCGCACCTACAGCGCCAACGATTTCCAGGGGACGGACCGGCTGCTTGCCCGGGTCGTCGAATTGCAGCCTAACAATGCCGCGGCCATCGCCGATTATGCACAATACAAGGCGCGGATTGGCGATCGCGCGGCGGCGGTGGCCTTGTTCCAGCGTGCGATCGAGGCGCAGCAGGCCGGCGGCCAGGCGGCGCCGGAAAGCTGGCACCAGCGCGGCCTGGCGCTGGCCTTCGACGGGCGGCTCGCGCCGCAGGCGCTCGCGCTCGCGCGCGGGCTGGTCGCGGCCTATCCGACCCGATCCAACTGGCGCGATGCCCTGTACGTCTATCGCCAGCTCGCCGCCGGCGATCCGGCGCTGGAGCTGGACATTCGGCGCCTCGCGCGCGCCAGCGGCGGTGTCGCGGGCGAACGCGACATATTGGAGACGGTGCGGGCGTTCGACAGTGCCGGCATGCCGGGCGAGGCGAAGGCGCTGCTCGACGAGGCGGTGTCGCGCACCATGCTCGACGCCAGCGAGGCGCAGGTGCGTCAGCTCGTCACCAGCACCACGCGCACCGCGACCCAGGCGCGCGCCGGCCTCGCCCGCGCGCGCACGCAGGCTCTGGCCGCCGAAACCGGCGCCGCCGCGCTGGCCGCCGGCGACGCGCATTACGGCTTCGGCCAATATGCCGAGGCCGCCGAACTCTATCGCGCCGCATTGCAGAAGGGCGGTGGGGATCCGAATCTCGTCAACACGCGCCTGGCCGCCGCGCTCGCGCTGGCCGGCCAGCGCGCCGAGGCCGAGGCCGCGCTGGTCGCGATCACCGGCCCGCGTGCCGAGCTGGCGGGCTTCTGGACCACCTGGCTCGCCCGCCCGCCCGCATGATGGGACGGAACCGGAATGATCGCAGCGCGTAGCTTCGCGCATAAGGAGATTGCCGCAAATGAAAATGCCGAAAACCACGATCGCAGTCGCGGCCGCGCTTGTCGCGGCTGGGGCCTTCGTCCAGTTCTCCGCCGACGCTCAAGGCCTCAAGATGCGCGACCGCGAAAAGCAAGAGCGCGGCAAGGCGCAGGGGCAGCCCCGGCTTCCCAACACGACGCGCGCGGAAAACGAGGCGATTCTGCCGCTGTATCAAGCCGTTCAGGCGCAGGACTGGACGGCGGCACGCGCCGCGGTCCCGGCCGCGCAGGCCGGCGCCGAATCCCCGGCGAACCGCTATCTGGTCGGCCAGCTCATGCTGAACACGGGGCGTGGCGCGGAGGACGCGCGGCTTCAGGCGCAGGCTGTCGATCAGATGGTCGCCAGCGGCGGGGCGCCGGCGGAGCAGATCGGCACTTTGCTCAATGTCCAGGCAGATCTTGCGATCCAGGCCCAGAACTGGGCGGCGGCGGAAGCGCCGCTGACGCGGTTGCTCGCGAGCGATCCCAACAATGTCCAGCGGATCACGACGCTTGCCCAGGTCAAGCTGCGGCTCAACCGTGGCGACGAGGCGCAGGCCTTGTTCCAGCGCGCGCTGGATGCCTCGACCGCTAGCGGCCAGGCCGCGCCGGAGGACCTGTATCGCCGGCTGCTCGCGACGGCCTATGAAGCGCGGCAGCCGCGACAGTCGATCGATCTGTCGCGTCAGCTCGTGCGGGCCTATCCGAACACGACCAATTGGCGCGATGCTTTGCTCATCTATCGCCAGCTCAGCAATATCGACGGCGCGCTGGATCTGGATTCCCGCCGCCTGATGCGGGTTGTGGGCGCTCTGGAGAGCGAAGCCGATTATGTCGAGTTTGCCGATCAGCTCAGCCGCGCCGGCCTGCCGGGCGAAGTGAAGGCGGTGCTCGACGACGGTGTGGCGCGTGGCAAGCTGCCTGCGGGCGGCCCGCATGCCGAGTTGCTGACGCGTGCCAACGGCCTCGTCGCGGAAGATCGCGCGGGGCTCGCCGGCCAGCGTGCCGCCGCGCTTGCCAGCGCCGAGGTCCGCCCAGTCCTGGGCCTTGCCGACGCTCTCGCGAGTTACGGACAGTTTGCCGAAGCGGCCGAACTCTATCGCGCCGCGCTGGGCAAGTCGGGCGCGGACGCCAATCTCATCAATACCCGGCTCGGCGCCGCGCTGGCGCAAGCGGGGCAGCGTGCCGAGGCCGAAGCGGCGTTCCGGGCGATCAGCGGTCCGCGGGCCGAGCTGGCCGCGTTCTGGCTGCTCTGGCTGGAGCGTCGCCCCGGCTGATCGGCGCTTCCCGGCCCGTCGCAAATCGGGACGGGCCGGATTGCGCTCTTCCCCCGCTCTCGCGGTCCGGCTACTTCCGATGACGGCCGACAAGAGCGGATGGGGTATGCGTTACGACGACAGGATCGCGACGGTGCTGGCGCAGCCGGCCGACCGGCCGGACCGGATTGCGGCGCATTGGCGGCAGCTCGTCGATCTGCTTGCGCAGGGGCAGGGCGATTCGGAAGAAACGCTGTCGCGGCGCGCCTTCGCTTTCCTGCGTGAACGGCGTGGCGCGGTCGATCCGGCCCTGCGCCGCCGCGTCGCCGAAACGCTTGCGGGCCGCCGTGTCGCGCCCGATCTGGTCGCCTGTTTCGCCGAGGACAGCCCCGCCATCGCTGCGCCGCTGATCGCTGGCGCGCGGCTGACGACGGACGAATGGCTGGCGTTGCTGCCCAGGCTAGCGCCGCCCGCCCGCGCCCTGCTTCGCCATCGGCGGGATCTTCCCGCCGAAATCGTCCAGGCACTGGCCGCGTTCGGCCCCAGCGATTTCGCGCTTGAAGGTGGCATTGCGATGGCGCCCGCCGCCCAGGACCGCGGCGATTCGCAGATTCGCGAACTGGTGGCGCGGATCGAAGCCTATCGGCGTCAAAAGGAAGCGATGCCCCCGCCCCCCGTCGTTCCCGCATCCCCCGCCGCGATTGACCAGTTTCGCTGGGAATCGACCGCCGACGGCACGATCCGCTGGATCGACGGCGCACCGCGCGGTGCGCTGATCGGACAGACGATCGCAACGATCGCCGGTCCCGGCCAATATGGCGTGGACGGACAGGCTGCAGGTGCGTTCGAGAAGCGCGCACCGTTCCGCGACGCCCGTTTCCGAGTGGCGGGGGAGGGATCGGCGGCCGGCGACTGGCGCATTTCGGGCGTACCCTTCTTCGAACCCGCGCGCGGGAGCTTCTTGGGCTATCGCGGCACCGCGCGACGGCCCCGGCTGGACGAGATCGCCAGCAGCCCGGCGGCCGGCGGTGTGTTCGGCACGCATTTTCCCGCCGACGCGCTGCGCCAGCTCATTCATGAGCTGCGCACGCCGCTGAACGCCATCATCGGCTTTTCGGAAATGATCGAGGGCCAGTATCTCGGCCCGGCCGCCACCAGCTATCGCGGTCGTGCCGCCGATATCATGAGCCAGGCGCGACGGTTGCTTTCGGCGGTGGACGATCTCGACACGGCGGCGCGGATCGAATCGCACCGGCTCGACATCGACGACAGCGCCGTCGACGCCGCCGCGTTGCTCAACCGGCTGCATGAATCCTATGCACGGGTGGCCGCCGCCCGCAGCGCTCGCCTCGCGCTCGACATCGCGCCGGACCTGCCGCTCGCATCCGTCGCCCCGGCTGCGGCCGAGCGGATGATCGCCCGCCTGCTCGCCGCCACGATCGGTCTGGCGAGAGAAGGCGAGGAGATCGCCACGGCGCTGGTGCCGGCCGCGCGTGGGGAACGGATCGTGCTGCGCCTGTCGCTCGATCGCCCCGGGGCGATCGCGGATATCGCGGAAACCGAGCTGCTCGATCCCGGCTACAGCCCCGATGGCGACTGGCCGGCCGCGCCGGTGCTGGGGCTCGGTTTCGCGCTCAGGCTGGTGCGCAACCTTGCCGAAGCAGTGGGCGGCGCGCTCGACATCGGCGCGGCACGCATTGCGCTCGATCTGCCGGCGCTGATCGAGGAGCCGGCCGATGCCGAAGGCGCAGGCGGCGCCTGATCCGGCGTGAAATGGTCGGGGAGACAGGATTCGAACCTGCGACCCTCTGCTCCCAAAGCAGATGCGCTACCAGGCTGCGCTACTCCCCGATCATCGGACCAAAGTGGTACTTTGGCCCGGGGCAGGAAGGAAGCAGAAAGGGCGCCCTTCGCTTCCCTCGATCGAAGTGTCGTTTCGATCGAAACTTCTGGTGGGCCCGGCAGGATTCGAACCTGCAACCAAGCCGTTATGAGCGGCCGGCTCTACCGTTGAGCTACAGGCCCGTCCCGAAGCCGGCGCCGCGATAGCCGAGCGGGCAGCGCAACGCCAGCCCACGCCCGTCTTCAGCGCGGGCCGGGGTGCTCGATCGCTTCCGGCGCGTTGGCGACGGCGGCCAGCATCGCCGTCCAGGCGGCGACCTGCTGGCGCAGCTGTTCGGGATCGACCTTGTCGAGCGTGTCGTCCGGCGTGTGATGATAATCGAAATAGCGGCTGCCGTCCGGAGAAAGGTCGATGGCGGCGAAGCCGGCGCGCGCCCAGGCGCCGAGATCCGCGCCGGCGCCGGCGGGCTGGCGGCCGCGCACGATGCCGAGCGGAGCGATCAGGGCGGCGACGCGATCGGCAAGCGCGGCATTGGCGGGCGCCAGATTGAACTGCGCGCGCCAGACCCGGTCCGCGCCGAAATCGGATTCGGCGACCAGCACGACATCGCCCGCCGCGCTGTGCCGCGCGAAATAGGCCGCGCCGCCATGCACGCCGGTCTCCTCCGCGCCGAACAGGACGACGCGGATCGTGCGGCGCGGCTGGCCGGAGCGCATGATCCGGTGCGCGGCCGCGGTGGTGATGGCGACGCCGGCCGCATTGTCGAAGGCACCGGTGCCCAGATCCCAGCTGTCGAGATGGCCGCCGATCAGGATCACGCCGGCGTCGGGATCGCTGCCCGGCACTTCGGCGACGACATTGCCGGACTGGCCCCGCCGTTCGCGCGGCGTCAGCGTCAGGCGCAGCTGGACCGGCTGGCCGCGCGTGAAGATGCGCGCGAGCTGATCCGCGTCCGGATTGGCCAAAGCGGCGGCGGGGATGGCGCGCACGCCTTCGGGCCAGTTGGTGCCGCCGACATGGGGATTGCGGTGATTGTCCGTGCCGATCGAGCGGATGACGGCGCCGACCGCGCCCTTGGCGGAGGCGACGGCGGGGCCGCGAAAGCGCGCCTGGCCATATTGGCCGTAGCTCGATCCGTCCTGGGTGCGGCTCATGTCGTGATCGATGAAGACGATCCGTCCCTGCACGATCGCGTCCGGGGCGGCCTCCAGATCGGCGAGGCTGTCGAAACGGACGACCTGCGCCTCCAGACCGCCGCGCGGCGTGGCGGCACTGTTGCCGAGCGCGGCGAGCACCAGCGGCTGCGGGAAGGGGGCGATGATCTCGGCCCGTTCCTCGCCCCGCTCCCAGACGGGCAGATCGAACGGCTCGACCCGGACATTGGAAAAGCCGAGCGCGGTGAGGCGCGCCACCGCCCACGCGCGCGCGCGCGCTTCGGCCTCGGTACCGGCGAGACGCGGGCCGATCTCCGTAGTCAGCCCCTCCATGAGCTCCCAGGCGAGATCGTCCCGCAACGCCTGATCGCGCAGCGTCGCGGCCGGATCGGGCGCGGGCGGCGGAGGGATGGCGGCGGCGGGCGTGAGCGAGAGGGTGGCGGCGAGCGCGAGCGTAAGAAGCTTTTTCATGTGGCAAGGCTTAGGACGTGGCCCGCCCCTTGCCAATGGTCGCTCCGACGAAGGCGGTCAGGGCGCCGACGAAGGCGCGTCGCTGCCGCGCAGGTGCAGGTCCAGCCAGCGGTTCATCTCCCATAGCGCGTGGCCGACCGACTCTCGCGCCCGATAGCCGTGCGCTTCCAGCGGCAGGACGACATAGCGGGTCGTGGCGCCATTGCCCTTGAGCGCCGCGTAGAAGCGTTCGGTCTGGACCGGGTAGGTGCCTGTATTGTCGTCCGCCTCGCCGTGGATGAGCAGGATCGGCTCGTTGATCCGCCGGACATGGGTGAAGGGGCTCATCTCCGTATAGGTCTCGATCGCCTCCCAATAGCTGCGCTGCTCGGCCTGGAAGCCGAAGGGCGTGAGCGTGCGGTTATAGGCGCCGGAGCGGGCGATGCCGGTGCGGAAGATGTCGCTGTGGGCGAGCAGGTTGGCGGTCATGAACGCGCCGTAGCTGTGGCCGCCGACCGCGATCCGGTCGCGGCTGGCGACGCCGCGCGCCACCACGGCGTCCGCTGCGGCCTGGGCCGAGGCGACGAGTTGCTCCACATATGTGTCGTTGGGCTCGGCGCCGTCGCGGCCGACGATCGGCATGGTCGGATTGTCGAGGATCGCATAGCCCTGGGTGAGCAGGAAGAGATGGCTGGAGCCGCCCGGCCGCACGAAGCGGTTGGCGGTGTCGACCACCTGGCTGGCGACGGCCGCGTCGGTGAACTCGTTGGGATAGGCCCACATCAGCAAGGGCAAAGGCCCGTCGCGCGCCGCGTCATAGCCGGCGGGGAGATAAAGCGTGCCGCTCAATTGCACGCCGTCGGCGCGGGTGTAAGTGATCAGCTCGCGCTGCGCGTCGGCGAATTGCGGCGCGGGATCGGGGAAGCGGGTGAGCTGGATCGGTTCGCCGCCGCCGATCGTCCGCAGGAAAAGGTTGGACGGATCGGTCCGGCTCTCGCGCGCCGTCAGCAGGCGTTCGCCACTTTCGTCGGCCAGTGCGACGACCGATTCATGCCAGGGCATCTCGCTGCGCCACAGGATGCGCGATTCGCCGTTGCCGAGGTTCATCCGGGCGAGGAAGGGTAAGGCGCCTTCCCGGGTCGCGCCGGGCGCGGTGAGGAAGATGCCGCTGCCGTCCGGCGTGAAGTGGAGCACGCGGTGGCCGGTGGGCGTTGGGCGCGTCACCGGCGCGCCGGGATCATTGTAGCGGTCCTGGAAATTGCGCTGGAGCAGCAGGCGCAGCTCGCCGGGCCGCGAGGGATCGGCGGCATGACGCGTCTCGCGCCGGTCGTTCCACCAGCGTGAGAAGATCAGCGCGAAATCGTCCCGGCCCCAGGCGATGCCGGCATAGCGATCGGCGAGGTTGGCGAGGATTTGCGGGGCTCCGGTGAACGGCGCGTCGAGCGTATAGATGCGGTCGCGCACCGCCGCCTCCCGGCGGATGTCGCCGCCGTCCTGCGCTTCGGCCCAGGCAAGTGTCGCCGGCCGGTCGGCGCGCCAATGGACGTTGCGCGGGCCGGGCGCCACCGCGTCGAACTGGGTGGGGATGTCGTCGCGCAGCGGCAGGTCCGCGACGCGATGCGTCACGCGGCCGTCGAGATCGGTCACGAAGATTTCGGTCGGGAACAGGGCCGCCGGCACGACATAGGAGAAGGGTCGCTTCACCCGGGTCTGCAGGATGTGCCGTCCGTCCGGCGACAGCGTCGCGCCCATCACCAGCCCCGGCGCGCCGATCGTGCGCGCGCGGCCGCCGTCGACCGGCACAAGCGCGAGCTGGCTGGTGAAATAATGATCGAACAGCGCCTCATCATTCCGGTTGGCGAGCAGGTCCTGATAGGTGCGCAC
Encoded proteins:
- a CDS encoding S9 family peptidase, with the translated sequence MKRTLLALAALAIAFPAHAQTEDAAEPYRDPPAPIAQILDAPPTPTASISPTRAHIALLGRSNLPPIAELAEPQLHLAGYRINPRNNGPANSRVGWLTALSFQDLATRQTRDVALPASFRFLAPSWSPDGSRLAMLRGAEGGLELWVAEVATGRARRLTGPQVNAAFGTGIDWTPDSRAILVRLVPTGRGSAPADATAPSGPIVQENAGRAAPVRTYQDLLANRNDEALFDHYFTSQLALVPVDGGRARTIGAPGLVMGATLSPDGRHILQTRVKRPFSYVVPAALFPTEIFVTDLDGRVTHRVADLPLRDDIPTQFDAVAPGPRNVHWRADRPATLAWAEAQDGGDIRREAAVRDRIYTLDAPFTGAPQILANLADRYAGIAWGRDDFALIFSRWWNDRRETRHAADPSRPGELRLLLQRNFQDRYNDPGAPVTRPTPTGHRVLHFTPDGSGIFLTAPGATREGALPFLARMNLGNGESRILWRSEMPWHESVVALADESGERLLTARESRTDPSNLFLRTIGGGEPIQLTRFPDPAPQFADAQRELITYTRADGVQLSGTLYLPAGYDAARDGPLPLLMWAYPNEFTDAAVASQVVDTANRFVRPGGSSHLFLLTQGYAILDNPTMPIVGRDGAEPNDTYVEQLVASAQAAADAVVARGVASRDRIAVGGHSYGAFMTANLLAHSDIFRTGIARSGAYNRTLTPFGFQAEQRSYWEAIETYTEMSPFTHVRRINEPILLIHGEADDNTGTYPVQTERFYAALKGNGATTRYVVLPLEAHGYRARESVGHALWEMNRWLDLHLRGSDAPSSAP
- a CDS encoding M20/M25/M40 family metallo-hydrolase, producing the protein MKKLLTLALAATLSLTPAAAIPPPPAPDPAATLRDQALRDDLAWELMEGLTTEIGPRLAGTEAEARARAWAVARLTALGFSNVRVEPFDLPVWERGEERAEIIAPFPQPLVLAALGNSAATPRGGLEAQVVRFDSLADLEAAPDAIVQGRIVFIDHDMSRTQDGSSYGQYGQARFRGPAVASAKGAVGAVIRSIGTDNHRNPHVGGTNWPEGVRAIPAAALANPDADQLARIFTRGQPVQLRLTLTPRERRGQSGNVVAEVPGSDPDAGVILIGGHLDSWDLGTGAFDNAAGVAITTAAAHRIMRSGQPRRTIRVVLFGAEETGVHGGAAYFARHSAAGDVVLVAESDFGADRVWRAQFNLAPANAALADRVAALIAPLGIVRGRQPAGAGADLGAWARAGFAAIDLSPDGSRYFDYHHTPDDTLDKVDPEQLRQQVAAWTAMLAAVANAPEAIEHPGPR
- a CDS encoding HAMP domain-containing histidine kinase, coding for MRYDDRIATVLAQPADRPDRIAAHWRQLVDLLAQGQGDSEETLSRRAFAFLRERRGAVDPALRRRVAETLAGRRVAPDLVACFAEDSPAIAAPLIAGARLTTDEWLALLPRLAPPARALLRHRRDLPAEIVQALAAFGPSDFALEGGIAMAPAAQDRGDSQIRELVARIEAYRRQKEAMPPPPVVPASPAAIDQFRWESTADGTIRWIDGAPRGALIGQTIATIAGPGQYGVDGQAAGAFEKRAPFRDARFRVAGEGSAAGDWRISGVPFFEPARGSFLGYRGTARRPRLDEIASSPAAGGVFGTHFPADALRQLIHELRTPLNAIIGFSEMIEGQYLGPAATSYRGRAADIMSQARRLLSAVDDLDTAARIESHRLDIDDSAVDAAALLNRLHESYARVAAARSARLALDIAPDLPLASVAPAAAERMIARLLAATIGLAREGEEIATALVPAARGERIVLRLSLDRPGAIADIAETELLDPGYSPDGDWPAAPVLGLGFALRLVRNLAEAVGGALDIGAARIALDLPALIEEPADAEGAGGA